A DNA window from Calliphora vicina chromosome 1, idCalVici1.1, whole genome shotgun sequence contains the following coding sequences:
- the sud1 gene encoding GPI transamidase component PIG-S isoform X2 translates to MNSSKNDEKQELSKEDAKEDKYRLYATIAFMTVVIIIGVPMWWKTTEVYRVSLPSTDIMNMNNEPLKIKLQIGIFTFKSERSSLLVEELKEGYANEEIWVLEFKQIPYFEKASTVKTPAVLESLLLKEHQINEGDFVLIEWPKLQEEILITNERTALIRSDTSSNRIKQVLNSYILQTHRIKQILTKDQRDALRTEAPQAEYDVIVSVLNPRPDIMDAKWHVQMAVETYLKPYLDQVSHISNYTLKTQWKYQLAFEADLRQIRDNSPLSRHYALSESSLPHIITAIEKNLGAGITDKTSINLVVYITPCDIAPVYIYNKQNQKANLDHINAFISPKWGGIIIANPSLETCKEYNEMPHEKVSFFVQTNDIMQIMLYQLQKLLDISVEVTTEGVKTVGVEQLAPRLWEYEAYLRRSAITHITTTTNTLQSLIKLLDNISYIVINDDVGKAINSAYELALKAKEALSNNELLKASELAQKSFLASEQAFFDASLLAQLYFPDEQKYAIYIPLFLPIMVPVITSFSMMVKLLKKNRDVKQKLKTT, encoded by the exons ATAAATATCGTTTATATGCTACCATCGCATTTATGACAGTGGTCATTATAATTGGTGTACCGATGTGGTGGAAAACCACTGAAGTTTATAG AGTAAGTTTGCCGTCAACTGATATAATGAATATGAATAATGAACCATTAAAGATTAAATTACAAATTGgcatatttacatttaaatctGAAAGATCTTCCCTATTAGTTGAGGAATTAAAAGAGGGATATGCAAATGaag AAATATGGGTTTTAGAGTTTAAACAAATACCTTATTTTGAAAAGGCCTCTACTGTTAAAACACCAGCCGTTTTGGAGAGTTTACTATTAAAAGAGCATCAAATAAACGAAGGTGATTTTGTACTTATAGAATGGCCTAAACTGCAAGAGGAAATATTGATAACAAATGAAAGAACCGCTTTGATACGCAGTGATACAA GTTCAAATAGAattaaacaagttttaaattCCTATATCTTGCAAACTCACCGAATTaagcaaattttaacaaaagacCAAAGAGACGCTTTAAGAACTGAAGCTCCTCAGGCAGAATATGATGTTATTGTATCGGTTTTAAATCCAAGACCCGATATTATGGATGCCAAATGGCACGTTCAAATGGCAGTGGAGA CATATTTAAAACCTTACTTGGATCAAGTTTCACACATTTCCAATTACACTTTGAAAACCCAGTGGAAATATCAATTAGCCTTTGAGGCCGATCTAAGACAAATACGTGATAATTCTCCTTTATCACGTCATTATGCCTTGTCTGAATCCTCTTTGCCGCACATTATAACAGCCATCGAAAAGAATTTAGGTGCTGGTATTACAGATAAAACTTCTATTAATCTGGTGGTCTATATAACGCCCTGCGATATTGCTCCGgtttatatttacaataaacaaaaccaaaagGCCAATTTGGATCATATAAATGCTTTTATATCTCCTAAATGGGGTGGCATTATAATTGCCAATCCTTCATTGGAGACATGTAAGGAATACAATGAAATGCCCCATGAAAAGGTATCATTTTTTGTGCAGACAAATGATATCATGCAAATTATGTTGTATCAATTGCAAAAACTGTTGGATATAAGCGTGGAG GTCACAACTGAAGGTGTTAAAACTGTAGGCGTAGAACAGTTAGCTCCACGTCTCTGGGAATATGAGGCATATTTGAGACGTAGTGCCATTACACACATAACAACTACTACTAATACTCTACAAAGTCTTATAAAACTTTTAG ACAATATCAGTTACATTGTAATTAACGATGACGTTGGCAAAGCTATAAACTCGGCCTACGAATTGGCTCTCAAAGCCAAAGAAGCTTTATCCAATAATGAACTATTGAAAGCCTCCGAATTGGCACAAAAGTCATTTTTAGCTTCAGAACAAGCATTCTTTGATGCCAGTCTATTGGCCCAGTTATATTTCCCCGATGAACAAAAGTATGCCATTTACATACCATTATTTTTACCAATAATGGTACCGGTTATAACATCATTCTCCATGATGGTAAAACTTTTGAAGAAAAATCGTGATGTTAAGCAGAAATTAAAGACAACATAA